A genomic window from Anticarsia gemmatalis isolate Benzon Research Colony breed Stoneville strain chromosome 22, ilAntGemm2 primary, whole genome shotgun sequence includes:
- the Sf3b5 gene encoding splicing factor 3b subunit 5, which yields MGERYNIHSQLEHLQSKYIGTGHADTTKYEWLTNQHRDSCCSYMGHPDLLSYFAIVENESKARVKFNLMERMLQPCGPPPEKPED from the coding sequence ATGGGTGAGAGATACAACATACACAGCCAGCTTGAGCATCTTCAGAGCAAGTACATCGGTACTGGGCACGCCGACACTACTAAATACGAATGGTTGACCAATCAGCATCGGGATTCCTGCTGCAGTTACATGGGACATCCTGACCTCTTAAGTTACTTCGCGATCGTTGAGAATGAGTCTAAAGCTCGAGTGAAGTTCAACCTAATGGAGAGAATGCTTCAACCTTGCGGCCCTCCACCAGAAAAGCCTGAAGATTAA
- the LOC142982675 gene encoding exosome complex component MTR3-like isoform X2, with translation MPQDYRRFNGPEDSISYKCFTKNYLKTYDELYNELLDDKELRKDGRALSEARSMFATTQVVTQAKGSAYIERNNTKIICAVFDPREIPHQNEFSQLGQIFCEVKFAPFSCPRRRRPHAPDTEEKAMSAALRKALEPAVCRHLFPNYQVDVFIYILEHDGACLANAINAAGLALADAAVPMYDIITASSIAVIGNKIFVDPTEAEEHIALTSPDSDTSHGIITMSMLPELKQISHFTHIGYVDAESLTQAMDILEKECTDIVPHVQKILVGNLVKGFEQRKKIDQEAKEREKLLNAKMEEWKTLLNAG, from the exons ATGCCTCAAGATTACAGGAGATTTAACGGACCCGAAGACAGTATATCATACAAGTGCTTcacaaagaattatttaaagACTTACGATGAACTTTATAACGAGTTGTTGGATGACAAAGAACTTCGGAAAGACGGGCGCGCTTTATCCGAAGCGCGTAGCATgt TTGCTACGACGCAGGTGGTAACACAAGCGAAGGGCTCGGCTTATATAGAGCgaaataacactaaaataatttgtgcGGTGTTTGATCCGCGGGAGATTCCCCATCAAAATGAGTTCAG TCAACTTGGTCAAATATTCTGTGAGGTGAAATTCGCGCCATTTTCCTGCCCGCGCCGGAGACGACCTCATGCACCTGATACAGAAGAAAAAGCTATGTCTGCTGCCCTCAGGAAGGCCCTGGAACCTGCTGTCTGCAGACATTTATTCCCCAACTATCAG GTTGATGTCTTCATATACATTCTAGAACATGATGGAGCTTGTCTAGCAAATGCTATCAATGCTGCCGGCCTTGCATTAGCAGATGCAGCAGTACCTATGTATGATATTATCACAGCATCCTCCATAGctgttataggtaataaaatctttgtagACCCCACCGAAGCCGAAGAACACATTGCACTTACAAGCCCAGACAGTGATACCAGCCATGGAATAATAACCATGTCAATGTTGCCAGAGTTAAAACAAATATCACATTTCACACACATCGGCTATGTAGATGCCGAAAGCTTAACACAAGCGATGgatattttagaaaaagaaTGCACTGATATTGTTCCACATGTGCAGAAAATACTGGTTGGAAATCTGGTAAAAGGTtttgaacaaagaaaaaagattGACCAAGAAGCTAAAGAGCGGGAAAAGCTTCTAAATGCCAAAATGGAGGAATGGAAAACTTTATTGAATGCTGGATGA
- the LOC142982675 gene encoding exosome complex component MTR3-like isoform X1, which produces MPQDYRRFNGPEDSISYKCFTKNYLKTYDELYNELLDDKELRKDGRALSEARSMCMFFATTQVVTQAKGSAYIERNNTKIICAVFDPREIPHQNEFSQLGQIFCEVKFAPFSCPRRRRPHAPDTEEKAMSAALRKALEPAVCRHLFPNYQVDVFIYILEHDGACLANAINAAGLALADAAVPMYDIITASSIAVIGNKIFVDPTEAEEHIALTSPDSDTSHGIITMSMLPELKQISHFTHIGYVDAESLTQAMDILEKECTDIVPHVQKILVGNLVKGFEQRKKIDQEAKEREKLLNAKMEEWKTLLNAG; this is translated from the exons ATGCCTCAAGATTACAGGAGATTTAACGGACCCGAAGACAGTATATCATACAAGTGCTTcacaaagaattatttaaagACTTACGATGAACTTTATAACGAGTTGTTGGATGACAAAGAACTTCGGAAAGACGGGCGCGCTTTATCCGAAGCGCGTAGCATgtgtatgtttt TTGCTACGACGCAGGTGGTAACACAAGCGAAGGGCTCGGCTTATATAGAGCgaaataacactaaaataatttgtgcGGTGTTTGATCCGCGGGAGATTCCCCATCAAAATGAGTTCAG TCAACTTGGTCAAATATTCTGTGAGGTGAAATTCGCGCCATTTTCCTGCCCGCGCCGGAGACGACCTCATGCACCTGATACAGAAGAAAAAGCTATGTCTGCTGCCCTCAGGAAGGCCCTGGAACCTGCTGTCTGCAGACATTTATTCCCCAACTATCAG GTTGATGTCTTCATATACATTCTAGAACATGATGGAGCTTGTCTAGCAAATGCTATCAATGCTGCCGGCCTTGCATTAGCAGATGCAGCAGTACCTATGTATGATATTATCACAGCATCCTCCATAGctgttataggtaataaaatctttgtagACCCCACCGAAGCCGAAGAACACATTGCACTTACAAGCCCAGACAGTGATACCAGCCATGGAATAATAACCATGTCAATGTTGCCAGAGTTAAAACAAATATCACATTTCACACACATCGGCTATGTAGATGCCGAAAGCTTAACACAAGCGATGgatattttagaaaaagaaTGCACTGATATTGTTCCACATGTGCAGAAAATACTGGTTGGAAATCTGGTAAAAGGTtttgaacaaagaaaaaagattGACCAAGAAGCTAAAGAGCGGGAAAAGCTTCTAAATGCCAAAATGGAGGAATGGAAAACTTTATTGAATGCTGGATGA